One window of the Halobacillus litoralis genome contains the following:
- a CDS encoding PTS fructose transporter subunit IIABC yields the protein MKITDLLTKDTILLNMTAASKPEAIDELVGKLDAAGKLNDRDAFKKAIEDREQQSTTGIGDEIAIPHAKTSAVKDPAIVFGRSTDGLDYESLDGQPTKLFFMIAASEGANNTHLETLSRLSSFLMDNNFRAQLEAAKTEADVIEAINAKEAEEDNEEDSSEQTAGKILAVTACPTGIAHTYMAADKLKATAKEMGVNIKVQTNGSSGVKNRLTQDDIAEADAIIVAADTKVDMEGFNGKPVIEVPVAKAIHEPEELINKAVNKDAPIYQGGGSNQDSSEEKGQRTGFYKHLMNGVSNMLPFVVGGGILIAISFFWGINSADPSNEEYNRFAEMLNIIGGGNAFFLLVPVLAGFIASSIADRPGFAPGMVGGLIAVTQTVEGAGNGSGFLGGLIAGFLAGYLTLLVKKLLEGLPAVMDGLKTVLLYPVLAIFGTGMIMLLINPALTSVYTWLFDLLDRMSGSNLALLGLIVGGMMAVDMGGPVNKAAYTFGIAALDAGNYTFIAAAMAGGMVPPLAMGLATTFFKNKFTDQERETGKAAYPLGAFFITEGAIPFAAADPARVIPSMVAGSALTGMLTMLFGIGLRAPHGGIIVAPLVEGGLMQIALYLVAIIAGSILSAIIVGFLKKDLRKA from the coding sequence ATGAAAATCACTGATTTATTGACAAAAGATACGATTTTGTTAAATATGACAGCCGCTTCAAAACCTGAAGCAATTGATGAATTGGTCGGAAAATTAGATGCAGCCGGTAAACTTAATGACCGCGATGCTTTTAAAAAGGCCATTGAAGACCGCGAGCAACAGAGCACTACAGGAATTGGTGACGAGATTGCCATCCCCCATGCGAAGACATCAGCGGTTAAAGATCCTGCCATCGTTTTTGGACGTTCGACAGATGGATTGGATTATGAATCATTAGATGGGCAGCCGACAAAACTGTTCTTCATGATCGCAGCGTCAGAGGGAGCTAACAATACTCACTTGGAGACGTTATCCCGATTATCTTCCTTTTTGATGGATAACAATTTCCGCGCTCAGTTGGAAGCTGCTAAAACTGAAGCAGACGTGATTGAAGCCATCAATGCCAAAGAAGCAGAGGAAGATAACGAAGAAGACTCTTCCGAACAAACTGCAGGGAAAATACTTGCAGTCACCGCCTGCCCGACAGGAATCGCCCACACGTATATGGCAGCAGATAAATTAAAAGCGACAGCAAAAGAAATGGGCGTTAATATCAAAGTTCAAACGAATGGCTCTAGCGGAGTAAAAAACCGTCTTACCCAAGATGACATTGCTGAAGCTGATGCCATTATCGTTGCCGCTGATACGAAAGTCGATATGGAAGGATTCAATGGAAAACCTGTCATTGAAGTTCCAGTAGCAAAAGCCATTCACGAACCTGAAGAATTAATCAATAAAGCAGTAAACAAAGACGCTCCGATTTATCAAGGTGGAGGAAGCAACCAGGATTCATCTGAGGAAAAAGGTCAACGTACCGGTTTTTATAAACACTTGATGAATGGTGTATCAAACATGCTCCCATTTGTCGTCGGTGGCGGAATTTTAATTGCCATTTCCTTCTTCTGGGGAATCAATTCTGCAGATCCGTCAAATGAAGAGTACAACCGCTTCGCCGAAATGCTCAATATCATTGGCGGCGGCAATGCTTTCTTCCTGCTTGTTCCTGTACTGGCTGGTTTCATTGCATCTAGTATTGCAGACCGGCCCGGTTTTGCACCAGGTATGGTCGGTGGTTTGATCGCCGTTACCCAAACCGTTGAAGGTGCCGGGAATGGCTCTGGTTTCTTAGGCGGTTTGATTGCAGGTTTCCTAGCTGGTTATTTGACATTATTGGTGAAAAAGTTACTGGAAGGCCTTCCAGCTGTAATGGATGGTTTGAAAACCGTGTTACTTTATCCTGTCCTTGCGATTTTCGGAACAGGTATGATTATGTTACTCATAAACCCTGCTTTGACAAGCGTCTACACATGGCTGTTCGATCTCCTTGATCGTATGAGCGGTTCAAATTTGGCCCTGCTCGGATTAATTGTAGGTGGAATGATGGCGGTAGATATGGGAGGGCCTGTAAATAAAGCAGCCTACACATTCGGTATCGCAGCTTTAGATGCCGGAAACTATACGTTCATAGCTGCTGCAATGGCAGGCGGTATGGTCCCACCACTTGCTATGGGACTTGCAACGACATTCTTCAAAAACAAATTCACTGATCAAGAACGCGAAACAGGAAAGGCAGCCTATCCACTTGGTGCATTCTTCATAACCGAAGGTGCGATTCCATTTGCCGCTGCAGACCCTGCACGAGTAATCCCATCCATGGTCGCAGGAAGCGCATTGACCGGAATGTTGACGATGTTGTTCGGAATAGGTTTACGCGCCCCACATGGCGGTATCATCGTCGCCCCGCTTGTTGAAGGTGGTCTAATGCAAATCGCACTTTACCTTGTGGCAATAATTGCCGGTTCGATTCTTTCTGCAATTATTGTAGGATTCTTGAAAAAAGACCTCCGAAAGGCTTAA
- a CDS encoding nitroreductase family protein, whose product MDLLEAIKNRRSIHEYKNEQIDRKVLKQIFSKACWAPNHRMKEPWSIKLYQGDGKKDYAKKVIDSYDREGFFNNYDHQKSNKMKEGIRQFLLNIPHHALIYMERDSDQRKYEEDYAAVCAYIQNVQLLAWEAGVGVLWTTSPYLHDNDFARDIGLDPSDYKLVSVLQMGHPLRIPNPKKRNPIENKMQIIDSGETKKADAN is encoded by the coding sequence ATGGATCTGTTAGAAGCGATTAAAAACCGGCGCTCTATTCATGAGTACAAAAATGAACAAATAGACCGAAAAGTATTGAAGCAGATCTTTTCAAAGGCTTGCTGGGCCCCTAACCATCGGATGAAAGAACCATGGAGCATCAAGCTCTATCAAGGTGATGGGAAAAAGGACTATGCCAAAAAGGTGATCGATAGTTATGATAGAGAAGGTTTTTTCAACAATTATGATCATCAAAAAAGCAATAAGATGAAAGAGGGAATCCGGCAGTTTCTTCTCAATATCCCTCATCATGCTTTAATCTATATGGAGCGTGACTCTGACCAAAGAAAGTATGAAGAGGACTATGCTGCCGTGTGCGCTTATATCCAAAATGTTCAGCTTCTTGCGTGGGAGGCAGGTGTAGGCGTTTTATGGACGACAAGTCCTTATTTGCATGACAATGATTTTGCGCGGGATATTGGTCTTGATCCGTCCGATTATAAGCTTGTTTCGGTTTTGCAAATGGGTCATCCTTTACGCATACCTAATCCAAAAAAAAGAAATCCCATTGAAAATAAGATGCAGATTATAGACAGTGGAGAAACCAAAAAAGCTGACGCAAATTAA
- a CDS encoding YdcF family protein: protein MKRLVKIVFLICLFYGLYTGYTVWTFGEEEEIPEADAAIVLGAAQWDGKPSPVFEGRLKQGIELYEEGKVEYLVLTGGTSENAASSEAEVGKDYAIAHGVAKEDILYEDRSLITEDNLKNAKKVSGEKSIDTFLLISDQFHLKRAVIMAENQGMDVKGVPTQYSAYESLETKLPFFLREWAYLMVQQVTKLLIV from the coding sequence ATGAAACGACTGGTTAAAATTGTTTTTCTTATTTGCCTTTTCTATGGGCTTTATACAGGTTACACTGTATGGACCTTTGGAGAAGAAGAGGAGATACCTGAGGCTGATGCAGCTATTGTCCTTGGTGCTGCTCAGTGGGATGGGAAACCTAGTCCCGTATTTGAAGGACGCTTGAAACAAGGAATAGAATTGTATGAAGAAGGTAAGGTTGAATATTTAGTGCTGACAGGTGGAACGAGTGAAAATGCTGCTTCCTCAGAAGCGGAAGTAGGAAAAGATTATGCCATCGCACATGGAGTTGCAAAAGAAGATATTTTGTATGAAGATCGATCTTTAATAACAGAGGACAACCTGAAAAATGCCAAAAAGGTGTCAGGTGAGAAGAGCATCGATACATTCCTATTGATCAGTGATCAATTTCATTTGAAGAGAGCTGTGATTATGGCAGAAAACCAAGGGATGGATGTTAAAGGGGTTCCAACCCAATATTCGGCTTATGAATCATTAGAAACTAAGTTGCCTTTCTTCTTAAGGGAATGGGCCTATCTAATGGTCCAGCAAGTCACGAAACTGCTGATTGTGTGA
- the secG gene encoding preprotein translocase subunit SecG produces METLAITLLTIDTIAMIVLVLLQSGKSAGLSGAISGGAEQLFGKQKARGIDAVLHKATIVTGVLFFVLAFLTAYILG; encoded by the coding sequence ATGGAAACACTTGCAATTACTTTATTGACCATCGATACAATTGCTATGATTGTACTTGTTTTATTACAATCTGGTAAAAGTGCCGGTCTTTCAGGAGCGATTTCTGGTGGAGCGGAGCAATTGTTCGGAAAACAAAAAGCACGTGGGATTGACGCTGTTTTGCATAAAGCAACGATTGTAACAGGCGTCTTGTTCTTCGTTTTAGCCTTTTTGACGGCTTATATTTTAG
- the ptsP gene encoding phosphoenolpyruvate--protein phosphotransferase: MTQLQGIAASSGIAIAKVYRLEAPDLSFSKSDIEQPEQEVKRLHEALDISKSELEKIKEHTKKSLGDEHAEIFSAHLLVLSDPELIKPIEDKIKSENVNAEAALSETANMFIDMFKNMDNEYMRERAADIHDVTKRVMAHLLGVTFPDPALINEEVVIVADDLTPSDTAQLNKQFVKGFTTDIGGRTSHSAIMARSLEIPAVVGTKNITSQAPKDTVVIVDGINGDVIIDPTDAQIEEYKQKQDDFEKQKQEWAKLKDETTVTSEGEHVELVANIGTPEDVQGVLNNGGEGVGLYRTEFLYMGKSQLPTEEEQFDAYSSVLKQMGDKPVVVRTLDIGGDKELDYLDLPEEMNPFLGYRAIRLCLERDDIFRVQLRALLRASVHGNLKIMFPMIATLEEFRQAKAILEEERENLKSEGKDVSEGIEVGMMVEIPATAVIARQFAKEVDFFSIGTNDLIQYTMAADRMNERVSYLYQPYNPAILNLVNNVIEAAHAEGKWAGMCGEMAGDEIAIPILLGLGLDEFSMSATSILPARTQIRELSKKELSSYKDEILSMGTAEEVVAFVKEKTQTK; the protein is encoded by the coding sequence ATGACACAGCTTCAAGGTATTGCAGCTTCCAGCGGTATCGCTATTGCGAAAGTCTATCGTCTGGAAGCTCCAGACCTCTCTTTCAGTAAATCAGATATCGAACAACCGGAACAAGAGGTTAAACGCCTCCACGAAGCTTTGGATATTTCTAAGTCAGAGCTTGAAAAGATTAAAGAACATACAAAAAAATCACTAGGCGATGAGCATGCAGAGATCTTCTCCGCTCATCTATTGGTCCTCAGCGACCCTGAACTAATCAAACCGATCGAGGATAAAATCAAAAGCGAAAATGTAAATGCAGAGGCTGCTCTTTCGGAAACGGCCAATATGTTCATTGACATGTTCAAAAACATGGATAACGAATACATGCGTGAACGCGCTGCAGACATCCATGATGTGACCAAACGTGTAATGGCTCACTTACTGGGAGTGACTTTTCCTGATCCCGCATTGATTAATGAGGAAGTCGTCATCGTTGCTGATGATTTAACACCTTCCGATACAGCTCAGTTGAATAAACAGTTTGTCAAAGGGTTCACAACTGATATCGGTGGTCGTACCTCTCATTCTGCAATTATGGCCCGCTCGCTTGAGATACCAGCTGTAGTAGGGACTAAAAATATTACTTCTCAGGCTCCAAAAGATACAGTGGTCATCGTAGATGGCATTAATGGTGATGTGATCATTGATCCAACTGATGCTCAAATCGAAGAGTACAAGCAAAAACAAGATGATTTTGAGAAACAAAAGCAAGAATGGGCAAAGCTGAAGGATGAAACAACTGTCACATCTGAAGGGGAGCATGTTGAGCTTGTAGCTAATATTGGTACTCCTGAAGATGTTCAAGGTGTGCTCAACAACGGTGGTGAAGGTGTAGGTCTTTATCGCACAGAATTCCTCTACATGGGGAAAAGCCAGCTTCCGACAGAAGAAGAGCAGTTTGACGCCTACTCTTCCGTCCTTAAGCAAATGGGAGACAAGCCTGTCGTCGTCCGTACCCTTGATATCGGCGGAGATAAAGAACTGGACTACCTCGACCTGCCTGAAGAAATGAACCCATTCCTCGGTTATCGTGCGATTCGTCTTTGCCTGGAACGCGACGACATCTTCCGTGTCCAACTTCGGGCATTGCTGCGTGCAAGTGTCCATGGAAATTTAAAAATCATGTTTCCGATGATCGCGACACTTGAAGAGTTCCGTCAGGCAAAAGCGATTCTTGAAGAAGAAAGAGAAAACTTGAAGAGCGAAGGGAAAGACGTTTCTGAGGGGATCGAAGTCGGTATGATGGTTGAAATACCAGCAACGGCTGTCATCGCTCGTCAATTCGCTAAAGAAGTGGACTTCTTCAGTATCGGTACAAATGACTTGATTCAGTACACGATGGCTGCAGATCGTATGAATGAGCGGGTTTCTTACTTGTATCAACCATACAATCCTGCGATCTTAAACCTTGTGAATAACGTCATCGAAGCTGCTCATGCTGAAGGTAAATGGGCAGGTATGTGCGGAGAAATGGCTGGTGATGAAATCGCAATTCCGATCCTATTGGGGCTTGGGTTAGACGAATTCAGTATGAGTGCCACTTCCATCTTACCTGCACGTACACAAATCAGAGAGCTTTCCAAGAAAGAATTATCTTCATATAAAGACGAAATCCTTTCAATGGGCACAGCTGAAGAAGTTGTCGCTTTCGTGAAAGAAAAAACACAAACAAAGTAG
- a CDS encoding DeoR/GlpR family DNA-binding transcription regulator, with protein sequence MLTPDRHQLILETVKNDHTAKIKRLVEVTGASESTIRRDLDQLEKQGLLLRVHGGASLRRSASAEPTMGEKITKFHREKQLIAKFAASLVQDGDCIFIDAGSTTFEMIPYLKQKDIVVVTNGLSHLDALSEHNIKTYVIGGQVKHRTGAVVGAGALQSLQQYRFDQCFMGANGVTLADGFTTPDPEEAAIKQTTVHLSRKRYILIDHSKFNEVSFTKFLDLPEAEIVTDYKGNLLEDYTHKTNIKVVTT encoded by the coding sequence TTGCTGACACCTGACCGCCATCAACTGATATTAGAAACAGTCAAAAACGATCATACAGCAAAAATCAAGCGTTTGGTAGAAGTTACTGGTGCATCAGAATCAACGATCCGTCGCGATTTGGATCAACTGGAGAAACAAGGGTTGTTACTTCGTGTACATGGTGGAGCCTCATTAAGAAGGTCAGCAAGTGCTGAACCGACGATGGGAGAAAAAATCACTAAATTCCATCGCGAAAAGCAACTCATAGCGAAATTCGCTGCATCGCTTGTCCAAGATGGTGATTGTATTTTCATTGATGCTGGTTCCACAACATTTGAAATGATTCCTTATTTGAAACAAAAAGATATTGTCGTAGTTACAAATGGTTTGAGCCATTTGGATGCACTTAGTGAACATAATATAAAAACGTATGTGATCGGTGGCCAAGTAAAACATCGTACTGGAGCCGTTGTTGGCGCAGGTGCTTTACAAAGCCTACAGCAATACCGATTCGACCAATGCTTCATGGGAGCAAACGGGGTTACATTGGCGGATGGTTTCACTACACCTGACCCAGAGGAAGCAGCCATCAAACAAACTACAGTCCACTTATCCCGAAAACGATATATCCTCATCGATCATTCCAAATTCAATGAAGTCTCCTTCACAAAATTTTTGGATTTACCAGAAGCTGAAATAGTTACGGATTATAAGGGAAACTTACTAGAGGATTATACTCATAAAACGAATATAAAGGTTGTGACAACATGA
- the eno gene encoding phosphopyruvate hydratase: MPYITDVYAREVLDSRGNPTVEVEIYTESGAFGTALVPSGASTGEYEAVELRDGDKERYLGKGVQNAVDNVNEKIAPNLLGMDVTQQVIIDQMMRELDGTENKGNLGANAILGVSMAVAHAAADVVGLPLYKYLGGFTAATLPTPMMNILNGGEHADNNVDIQEFMVMPVGAPTFKEALRMGAEIFHSLKKVLSNKGYNTGVGDEGGFAPDLGSNEEALSTIIEAIEAAGYKPDAEVKLAMDVAASEIYEDGKYNLKGEGVVRTSEEMVDWYEELVNKYPIVSIEDGLDENDWEGTKLLTERIGDRVQLVGDDLFVTNTEKLGRAIEEGIGNSILIKVNQIGTLTETFEAIEMAKRAGYTAVISHRSGETEDATIADIAVATNAGQIKTGAPSRTDRVAKYNQLLRIEDQLLGTATYAGGKAFYNLNK, from the coding sequence ATGCCTTACATTACTGACGTATATGCACGCGAAGTCCTGGACTCTCGCGGCAACCCAACAGTTGAAGTTGAAATTTATACAGAATCCGGAGCTTTCGGTACGGCACTTGTACCAAGTGGTGCTTCTACAGGTGAATATGAAGCTGTAGAACTTCGTGATGGTGACAAGGAACGTTACCTTGGAAAAGGTGTCCAAAACGCTGTGGATAACGTAAATGAAAAAATTGCTCCAAACCTTCTAGGTATGGATGTCACTCAGCAAGTAATCATTGACCAAATGATGAGAGAGCTTGATGGTACAGAAAACAAAGGAAACTTAGGTGCAAACGCAATTCTAGGTGTTTCCATGGCTGTTGCCCATGCTGCTGCTGATGTAGTAGGTCTTCCACTTTATAAATACCTTGGTGGATTCACGGCAGCTACGCTTCCAACACCGATGATGAACATCCTTAACGGTGGGGAGCATGCTGATAACAACGTAGACATTCAAGAATTCATGGTTATGCCAGTCGGTGCGCCAACATTCAAAGAAGCTCTACGTATGGGTGCGGAAATTTTCCACTCTCTTAAAAAAGTCCTTAGTAACAAAGGATATAACACTGGTGTAGGTGATGAAGGTGGCTTCGCTCCTGACTTAGGATCTAACGAAGAAGCTCTATCTACAATCATCGAAGCGATCGAAGCAGCTGGTTACAAGCCGGATGCAGAAGTGAAGCTTGCGATGGATGTTGCTGCCTCTGAAATTTATGAAGATGGTAAATACAATCTTAAAGGTGAAGGCGTCGTGCGCACCTCTGAAGAAATGGTTGACTGGTATGAGGAGCTTGTCAACAAGTACCCGATTGTCTCCATTGAAGATGGTCTTGATGAGAACGATTGGGAAGGTACAAAACTCCTTACAGAGCGTATTGGCGACCGCGTCCAGCTTGTTGGTGACGACTTGTTCGTTACAAACACAGAGAAACTTGGCCGCGCCATTGAAGAGGGTATTGGGAACTCCATCTTGATTAAAGTGAACCAAATCGGTACTCTTACTGAAACATTTGAAGCAATTGAAATGGCGAAACGTGCTGGTTACACGGCTGTGATTTCACACCGTTCTGGTGAAACAGAAGATGCAACCATTGCGGATATCGCTGTTGCAACTAATGCTGGTCAAATCAAGACTGGTGCTCCATCCCGAACAGACCGGGTAGCGAAGTATAACCAACTTCTTCGTATCGAAGACCAGTTACTGGGAACAGCTACCTATGCTGGCGGAAAAGCGTTCTATAACTTGAATAAATAA
- the pfkB gene encoding 1-phosphofructokinase: MIYTCTLNPSIDYIMNVEEFEAGGLNRSNQTFYYPGGKGINVSRVMARLEVTTEALGYIGGFTGAFIKESLEKESVSHGFIDTSQNTRVNVKLKSDEETEINGPGPEISAKLQEELLMKIRTFTEKDTLVLAGSVPSSLPNDFYVTMTEICAKNKIKVVADTSGKALEQLIGHPLYLLKPNHHELGELFGVTVDSKEKAAEYGQKLIDKNVEHVIVSMGGEGAVYINKDQKLFANVPQGKVRNSVGAGDSVVAGFLSAMAKEETTEGAFRYGVASGSATAFQDDLCQQEDVQALLEQISISEIK, encoded by the coding sequence ATGATTTACACATGCACCTTGAATCCTTCCATCGACTACATCATGAACGTGGAAGAATTTGAAGCAGGTGGTCTGAATAGATCTAATCAAACGTTTTACTACCCTGGCGGCAAAGGAATCAATGTCTCTCGCGTGATGGCCCGTTTAGAGGTAACAACGGAAGCGCTAGGTTATATCGGTGGTTTCACAGGAGCATTCATTAAAGAATCCTTGGAGAAAGAATCTGTGTCTCATGGGTTTATAGACACTTCACAGAATACAAGGGTGAACGTCAAGTTAAAGAGTGATGAGGAGACAGAGATCAATGGGCCTGGGCCTGAAATTTCTGCAAAACTTCAGGAAGAACTTCTCATGAAGATCAGAACGTTTACAGAGAAAGATACACTCGTGTTAGCTGGGAGCGTCCCTTCCTCTCTACCAAATGATTTTTATGTGACTATGACTGAAATTTGTGCCAAAAATAAAATAAAAGTAGTCGCGGACACTTCTGGGAAAGCTCTGGAACAACTGATCGGTCATCCCCTTTACTTACTGAAACCCAATCATCACGAGCTTGGGGAATTATTCGGAGTTACAGTCGACTCTAAAGAAAAAGCAGCGGAATACGGTCAAAAACTCATCGATAAAAACGTTGAACATGTCATAGTCTCAATGGGAGGCGAAGGCGCTGTATATATAAACAAGGATCAGAAATTATTTGCCAACGTTCCACAAGGTAAAGTGAGGAATTCTGTCGGCGCCGGCGATTCGGTTGTAGCTGGTTTTCTATCAGCAATGGCGAAAGAAGAGACTACGGAGGGTGCATTCCGTTATGGAGTAGCCTCAGGGAGTGCTACAGCTTTCCAAGATGATCTATGCCAACAGGAAGATGTACAGGCACTGCTCGAGCAAATCAGCATATCTGAAATAAAATAA
- the gpmI gene encoding 2,3-bisphosphoglycerate-independent phosphoglycerate mutase, which yields MSKQNLAALIILDGYALRDEEKGNAVKQANTPNFDRYWNKFPHSELTACGEAVGLPKGQMGNSEVGHLNIGAGRVVYQSLTRINLSIREGDFFDNEVLLNAVREAKAKSKALHVFGLLSDGGIHSHIDHMIATLKLAKSEGLEKVFIHAFLDGRDVGQQSAKTYLKQTLEAVDEVGVGQLATISGRYYAMDRDNRWERVKKAYDAIAYGEGPTYKDPIKAIDDSYEKDIYDEFVEPVVLTDEDGKPVGTVEDEDSVIFFNFRPDRAIQLSSAFANDDFTDYERGDEAPKQLHFVGMTQYSDKVESKIAFPPNDLKNTVGEVLADNDMKQLRIAETEKYPHVTFFMSGGREQEFEGEERILIDSPKVATYDLKPEMSAYEVTDALLSELDADKHNAIILNFANPDMVGHSGMLEPTIKAIETVDECLGKVVDKIQEKGGHAIITADHGNSDEVTTLEGDAMTAHTTNPVPVIVTKEGAELRSGGVLGDLSPTLLELLNVEQPEEMTGKSLIKK from the coding sequence ATGAGTAAGCAAAACCTGGCTGCATTGATTATCCTTGATGGATATGCTCTTCGGGATGAAGAGAAAGGAAATGCCGTCAAACAAGCGAACACACCTAATTTTGATCGTTATTGGAACAAGTTCCCACACTCCGAGTTAACGGCGTGTGGGGAAGCTGTCGGACTTCCTAAAGGTCAAATGGGTAATTCAGAAGTCGGGCATTTGAACATCGGCGCAGGTCGCGTCGTTTATCAAAGTTTGACTCGTATCAACCTTTCTATCCGTGAAGGCGACTTTTTTGACAATGAGGTCCTCCTTAACGCGGTACGTGAAGCGAAAGCGAAAAGCAAGGCGCTACATGTCTTCGGTTTGCTTTCTGATGGTGGAATTCACAGTCATATCGATCATATGATTGCGACGTTGAAGCTTGCTAAAAGTGAAGGGTTGGAAAAAGTATTCATCCATGCCTTTTTAGATGGACGTGACGTTGGTCAACAATCAGCTAAAACGTATCTTAAACAGACATTAGAAGCGGTTGATGAAGTCGGTGTCGGTCAGCTCGCAACAATATCAGGTCGTTATTATGCGATGGATCGTGACAATCGTTGGGAGCGTGTCAAGAAAGCTTATGATGCGATTGCCTACGGTGAAGGCCCGACATACAAGGATCCGATCAAAGCGATTGATGATTCTTATGAAAAAGATATTTACGATGAATTCGTGGAGCCTGTCGTTTTGACTGATGAAGACGGCAAGCCAGTTGGAACGGTAGAAGATGAAGATAGTGTCATTTTCTTCAACTTCCGCCCGGATCGTGCTATCCAACTCTCAAGTGCCTTTGCTAACGATGACTTTACAGATTACGAGCGTGGAGATGAAGCACCCAAACAACTCCATTTCGTTGGTATGACACAGTACAGTGATAAAGTTGAAAGTAAGATAGCTTTTCCTCCGAATGATTTGAAAAATACGGTAGGAGAAGTGTTAGCAGATAATGATATGAAACAACTCCGCATTGCAGAAACTGAAAAGTACCCGCATGTGACATTCTTTATGAGTGGCGGCCGTGAGCAAGAATTCGAAGGGGAAGAGCGCATCCTCATCGATTCACCTAAAGTCGCGACTTATGATTTAAAACCGGAAATGAGCGCTTATGAAGTAACAGATGCTTTGCTGAGCGAACTGGATGCAGACAAGCATAACGCAATCATTCTTAACTTCGCTAATCCGGACATGGTTGGTCACTCAGGAATGCTTGAACCGACCATTAAAGCGATCGAGACGGTGGACGAATGTCTTGGTAAAGTTGTAGACAAAATACAGGAAAAGGGTGGCCATGCCATCATTACGGCTGACCATGGAAACTCTGATGAGGTGACGACCTTAGAAGGAGATGCCATGACGGCCCACACAACTAATCCTGTACCGGTAATTGTGACAAAAGAAGGTGCAGAACTCCGTAGTGGCGGTGTTTTAGGTGATTTATCACCAACCCTTCTTGAACTGTTAAATGTTGAACAACCTGAAGAAATGACAGGAAAATCATTAATTAAAAAATAA
- the ytzI gene encoding YtzI protein yields the protein MTFTVIMLVCIAIVLGIAAMFGMAVSKGYDYKHTVDPLPDEDHLNEKKKKADA from the coding sequence ATGACATTTACGGTTATCATGCTCGTATGTATTGCTATTGTTTTGGGGATTGCCGCTATGTTCGGAATGGCTGTTTCAAAAGGTTATGATTACAAACACACCGTTGATCCTTTACCAGATGAGGATCACTTAAATGAAAAGAAAAAGAAAGCTGACGCTTAA
- a CDS encoding phosphocarrier protein HPr, whose translation MVEKTFTITSSDGVHARPATVLVQNAGKYESDINLHYKEKSVNLKSIMGIMSLGIPANSEVKITAEGSDEQEAIDHLETTMKNEGLGE comes from the coding sequence ATGGTTGAAAAAACATTTACAATTACATCCTCAGACGGTGTACACGCTCGTCCTGCCACAGTTCTCGTTCAGAACGCTGGTAAATACGAGTCTGATATTAACTTGCACTACAAAGAAAAGTCTGTGAACTTGAAATCCATCATGGGAATCATGAGCCTAGGCATTCCAGCAAACTCTGAAGTGAAAATCACTGCAGAAGGTAGTGACGAACAAGAAGCAATCGATCATTTGGAAACAACAATGAAGAATGAAGGTTTGGGGGAATAA